A stretch of Castanea sativa cultivar Marrone di Chiusa Pesio chromosome 2, ASM4071231v1 DNA encodes these proteins:
- the LOC142625849 gene encoding protein STRICTOSIDINE SYNTHASE-LIKE 5-like — MDESKTPDSASLPRPSSSKPTISKQKSSWPFTFLVTVLVPVVAATLLYQLDSFDPAPLPPDVLTRHVITVPARNDHILRESEFVGVGNLKAPEDVAYDAKSGVIYTGCADGWISRVTVNDSAADSVVEKWVNTGGRPLGIAFGRNNELIVADPQKGLLNVTADGVVELLTDEADGQKFKTTNAVDVAHNGIIYFTDASYKYSVSKANWDLLEGKPNGRLLSYDPATKTTKVLVHNLYFANGVAVSPDQNYVIFCETPMRRCGKYHIQGKEKGKVDKFIDYLPGLPDNIRYDGEGQYWIALAMGHTLELDIAFRYPFIRKILIIMEKYIGKPHMEKNGGVLAIDLAGNPIAHYYDPGLAFVSSGIKIGNHLYCGSVVLPYIVRLNLKQYPARATT, encoded by the exons ATGGACGAGTCAAAAACTCCCGACTCAGCTTCCCTACCCAGACCCTCTAGCTCTAAACCCACTATTTCCAAACAAAAAAGCTCATGGCCCTTCACTTTCTTAGTCACAGTATTGGTCCCCGTTGTGGCGGCGACGTTGCTCTACCAACTCGACTCGTTCGACCCGGCTCCTCTGCCACCTGACGTGTTGACTCGGCACGTCATAACCGTGCCAGCACGTAACGACCACATACTCCGAGAGTCTGAGTTTGTGGGTGTTGGGAATTTGAAAGCTCCAGAAGATGTTGCTTATGATGCCAAGTCAGGAGTCATCTACACGGGCTGTGCTGATGGGTGGATCAGCCGAGTCACTGTAAACGACTCGGCGGCTGACTCGGTTGTGGAGAAATGGGTCAACACCGGTGGGAGACCCTTGGGAATCGCTTTTGGTCGCAACAATGAACTTATCGTTGCTGATCCTCAAAAG GGCCTCCTAAATGTGACAGCAGACGGTGTGGTGGAGCTGTTGACAGATGAGGCTGATGGACAAAAATTCAAAACGACAAACGCTGTAGATGTGGCACACAATGGCATAATTTATTTCACAGATGCTTCATATAAATATAGTGTAAGTAAGGCCAATTGGGACCTTTTGGAAGGTAAACCCAATGGTAGACTTTTGAGTTATGATCCAGCAACTAAAACCACCAAGGTACTGGTCCACAACCTCTACTTTGCCAATGGTGTAGCAGTCTCACCTGATCAGAATTATGTGATCTTTTGCGAAACCCCAAT GAGAAGGTGTGGAAAATATCACATACAAGgcaaggaaaaaggaaaagtagACAAATTTATTGATTATCTGCCAGGCTTGCCAGATAACATTCGATATGATGGAGAAGGTCAATATTGGATTGCACTGGCAATG GGACATACACTTGAATTGGATATAGCATTCAGATACCCTTTCATCCGGAAGATTCTAATAATCATGGAGAAGTACATAGGAAAACCACATATGGAGAAGAATGGTGGGGTCCTAGCCATTGATTTGGCAGGAAATCCGATTGCCCATTACTATGATCCTGGATTGGCATTTGTTTCAAGTGGGATCAAGATAGGAAATCATTTGTACTGTGGTTCAGTCGTCCTTCCCTACATTGTTCGCCTCAACCTGAAACAATATCCTGCTCGGGCCACCACATGA
- the LOC142623481 gene encoding protein STRICTOSIDINE SYNTHASE-LIKE 7-like isoform X2, with product MDESKTPDSASLPGPSSSKPTISKQKSSWPFTFLVTVLVPVVAATLLYQLDSFDPAPLPPDELTRHVITVPARNDRMLRVSEFVGVGNLKAPEDVAYDAKSGVIYTGCADGWISRVTLNDSAADSVVEKWVNTGGRPLGIAFGHNNELIVADPAKGLLNVTADGVVELLTDEADGQKFKLTDAVDVAHNGIIYFTDASYKYSLSKSNWDILEGKPNGRLLSYDPATKTTKVLVHNLYFANGVVVSPDQNYVIFCETPMRRCGKYHIQGKEKGKVDKFIDYLPGLPDNIRYDGECQYWIALYRDVGSKEFYKHD from the exons ATGGACGAGTCAAAAACTCCCGACTCAGCTTCCCTGCCCGGACCCTCTAGCTCTAAACCCACTATTTCCAAACAAAAAAGCTCATGGCCCTTCACTTTCTTAGTCACAGTATTGGTCCCCGTTGTGGCGGCGACTTTGCTCTACCAACTCGACTCGTTCGACCCCGCTCCTCTGCCACCTGACGAGTTGACTCGGCACGTCATAACCGTGCCAGCACGTAACGACCGCATGCTCCGAGTGTCTGAGTTTGTGGGTGTTGGGAATTTGAAAGCTCCAGAAGATGTTGCTTATGATGCCAAGTCAGGAGTCATCTACACGGGCTGTGCTGACGGGTGGATCAGCCGAGTCACTTTAAACGACTCGGCGGCTGACTCGGTTGTGGAGAAATGGGTCAACACCGGTGGGAGACCCTTGGGAATCGCTTTTGGTCACAACAATGAACTTATCGTTGCTGATCCTGCAAAG GGCCTCCTAAATGTGACAGCAGATGGTGTGGTGGAGCTGCTGACAGATGAGGCTGATggacaaaaattcaaattgacAGACGCTGTAGATGTAGCACACAATGGCATAATTTATTTCACAGATGCttcatataaatatagtttAAGTAAGTCCAATTGGGACATTTTGGAAGGTAAGCCCAATGGTAGACTTTTGAGTTATGATCCAGCAACCAAAACTACCAAGGTACTGGTCCACAACCTCTACTTCGCCAATGGTGTAGTAGTCTCACCTGATCAGAATTATGTGATCTTTTGCGAAACCCCAAT GAGAAGGTGTGGAAAATATCACATACAAGgcaaggaaaaaggaaaagtagACAAATTTATTGATTATCTGCCAGGCTTGCCAGATAACATTCGATATGATGGAGAATGTCAATATTGGATTGCATTGTATAGG GATGTTGGTTCAAAGGAATTCTATAAGCATGACTAA